Proteins encoded by one window of Papaver somniferum cultivar HN1 unplaced genomic scaffold, ASM357369v1 unplaced-scaffold_169, whole genome shotgun sequence:
- the LOC113337666 gene encoding pheromone-processing carboxypeptidase KEX1-like, protein MKRKSQDDEMEDRQRRKDRIRCRIHAAEERRRFVDGVPSESDANASEEETVWVVRNYEIKSDRRTRELQNIAKQVEAEIEVEYKVEDDSDSNDPNIHPDFINGRDSDSDEELEEDSAKDGDDESDNSDKSDDSDESDN, encoded by the coding sequence ATGAAGAGAAAGTCccaggatgatgagatggaggatCGTCAACGTAGAAAAGATCGAATCCGGTGCAGGATACATGCGGCTGAAGAGAGGCGTCGATTTGTTGATGGTGTACCCTCCGAATCTGACGCTAATGCTTCTGAAGAGGAAACTGTGTGGGTGGTACGGAATTACGAGATTAAGTCAGACCGGCGTACCAGAGAACTTCAAAATATTGCGAAGCAGGTTGAAGCTGAAATCGAAGTTGAGTACAAAGTAGAGGATGACTCGGACTCAAATGATCCTAATATCCACCCAGACTTCATCAATGGCCGTGatagtgattctgatgaagaactcgAAGAGGATTCTGCAAAGGAcggtgatgatgaatctgataattCTGACAAGTCTGATGACTCTGACGAATCTGATAATTAA